The genomic stretch TCTCCTCTATCCTACCCATCTGAGCCAGGCCCAGGGCGGCCGAAAGCTCGTCCATCCGGTAATTGTAGCCAAGCTCCTCGTGGGAAAGCCACAGGCCGCTCTCGCCCCGGCCCTGGTTCCGCAGGCTCCGGCAGAGACGGGCTACGTCGTCATCGTCAGTTACGATCATCCCACCCTCTCCCGTAGTGATCTGCTTATTCGGATAAAACGCGAACACCGCAGCATCGGAGAATTCACCAGAGCCTGCCTTCTTTCCCTTATACTCAGACCCGATGGCCTCGCACGCATCCTCTATGACCACAAGTCTATGCCTTCGAGCGATCTCCCGGATCCTATCCAGCCGCGCCGGCTGGCCGAAGGCATCCACCGGGAGGATAGCCCTGGTGCGCGGCGTGATAGCGGCCTCGATAAGCTCCGGGTCGATGTTACCCGTATCCGCTTCTACATCAACAAAGACCGACTCTGCCCTCTCGTAGAGTATACAGTTACTCGAGGCAATAAAGCTGAACGGCGTGGTTATGACCTCATCACTCTCCCCGATGCCAAACGCCCGCACGAGAAGGTGAAGGCCACTGGTGCCACTGTTTACCGCAATTGCGTGCTTTCTCCCCACGTACTCTGCTACAGCACGCTCGAATTCAATCATCTTTGGGCCGAGGGCGAGGATCGGAGAGCGAATGACCTCGTTAATGGCGGTGATCTCTTTTTCTGTAATGTCTGGACGTGAAAGATGTACTTGCATAAGGTGGTGCCTCCTTAAGCAGTGGTGCCTTCCTGGGCTACTTGACTCTAACCTACAAGCTATGTCTTTACTTTATCCGTATATAGGTGTAAGCGTTCCTGATCGAGCAGTTGAAATAGGTACCATTATACGAGGCATTAGGGAGACCGAGGTATTGCTCCTTTCGGACATCAAAGTATTGGTACACCCTCGGATCTCCTTCGCCTTCAAAAAGACTCCCAAGGCCTTGTCCGTCTTCCCAATATGATTTAACCACCAGTCTACGAGAAAACGCTGAGACCCAATAGCCAGAAGGAAACTCTGCCCTTCCCGGTCAAACCTCTACCGGAAATCCGAGAGCTTTTCGACATACGAATCGTGTTCTCCTTTATGAGCTTGCAGCCCTGGATATCCATAGGCCACCATATACCGCTCCTCGGTGCTAAAGTGAGTTACAACATAGTCACTGAAAAAGCCTGACACCCCAGCTACCCGCTCTTCCCCCTTCCCATGGCTCATAGCTGAGAGCAAGGTATTGATCCTTTTGAAAAGCTCTTTGTGCTGGTCATCGATGATCCCAACCCCAGCGGAAAGATCTTCTGTCCGTCTGAGCAAATTACCCGTCCTCCGATCATGCCTATTATATCGGTTCAGTTCGTATCGGTCAGCAGGCGGAACATCAGTACCCCCACTGATCATCACCCAATAAAATCACTCATCGAAGAATCCCTTGAAGAGTTCTGCGACCGCCCTGCCCTCTCCTTTGTCATCGCCTCATCAACCGTAACGGTGATAGGTAAAGCGTCACCCGGCCTGGCACCTTTGGGAAGGGCTTCCCGTGAGAGGTTAAACATTGTGTTCGCTGGTCCCTCAATAACTGCCTAATCGCCCTTGAATCGGTCTGGGTGTCTACGGTGACGCTCCCAAAATCCTGAAGGGGATGGAATTCCCGCGCGACTTTCAAAAAGGACATCGGCGTGCACAGATTTCTTCCGCAAGGCCCAGCCCTGTCGGGTCGCTACACCCATAACCTATTAACATTATTCGATTCGACGAATATCGCAATTACCCTTTCTATGAGAGCGGAGGTCGCGGCTCGATATGTTCTTCCGCCCATACTTAAGCCAAATCTAAATTGCCTTGCCTATAGTTTCTGCATCCATGGATCAGAATTTCTGACTTCGGCAGGAACAGTCAGGATTTATAAGGGTCAGCCAGGATGCCTGTACAAATGGAGGCTTGCTGCTACTGTCTTCCGCAGGCCCTCGAGCAAAGTTTGAGGGAGCCAGCCTGATAAGTCCTAATAGTTCTCGAACATTCTCCTATCACAGGAACAGCCGCAGTAGCGCCATGAGCGTCCGGTCGTCGCAGACATGGTGCGTGTTCCTCACCCACGCGGCTCCGTTCCGTCCAATAACGAATATATCGAAGGTCATAGCGCTTGAACTCAGCAAACACGCAAACCTTTGCGAGGCACCCCCGCGCACCCGGCTGATCTAGATCAGCCGGATCGACGCGGCGAGCAAAAGATAAAACCCCGGGTCGATAGCGCATACACGCTCGATGGACCGCACCTCGGCCTCTACAGGGGTTGTGAATTCCGACAGAAGATACAGCAACTCGGACGAGCTTAGTGTCAGCCCTAAAAAAGATGTGTATCCCCTTATGAGTCAGCGACGCATCCGCCTTTGGCGCGAGCCTCCATGACTTAGGAGTCGATTTGCTTCGAGGATCTAGTCCACGTATCATCAGGCATTGCTCCTGATGTAAGCTCGCGCCACCACAATTTGAACTTCAATAGCCATATCCAAGTATGCGGGTGATCCTCAAGGAACCTGCTAATTGCTATTTTTACCAGATACCGCTTCTTTAGTTTCAGGAATTGCGGGCCCGGTATACGCGGCAAGTCCCCCGTATCTAGATATTGATCTTCGATGGCTTTCAAATCCTGTTCACTAACAGTATCACGTGAGTCCAGGTTTCGGATAGCATAGAGCACCCTCGTATAATGGTTTACTGCCTCCATATGGCGGGCCGCATGAGAGGATGGTTTCGAAATCGCCAATATGAGTCCGGCGAAGAAGTTTACAACTGCGATCAGGGCTTTGAGCCACTTAAACCAATCTGGAGCCAAATGCAAAGTCCTGGCTATGAAATCGTCAGAAACGAAGGTCAATGATAAAAGGAGACACGATGTGAATAAAGAGCCATAGTAAACCGTGTTCTGCTTATGGAGGTAATGGTCAGCCAGTTGTCCATGCATGTCAGCCTGCATCTCGGCCTTCTTTTTGATTTTGGCGAGAATTTCACCGAGCTGCTTTGGGGGCGAAGACGAGTGCATGCTGCTCACGTGAATATCCCCTTCCATTGATCGATATTCATAAGGCGGTCAGCATTGCTCAAACGGTTTGCCAGCCTTTCTAAGGCTGCACTACATTGTTGACGCAATAGGTTGTTAGCCCCTCCCAGGTACTCATCCACATGAACCGATTGCCCAGTAGAATCGGACATCGGTGACAATACGAGTTTGGGAGCCTGGCGGCATAGGTGAAGAAGCATATCCTTATAAGTCATTCGTCCGCTATAGGTGTCAAAGGCTTTAATAGCCAGCGCCTCGATATGATAGCCGGAGAGCCGGACTTTTTCTGAAAGAGACTCGTTTAGGCCCTTAAAGAGTTTAATTACCGGAACCAGCTTTTGATTGCAAAGTCGGTTGGCTTCTGTCAGTTTCTCAGCGAATCTTGCCGGTTTTACGACATTACTCCAGCCATTTCCATCGGCCCGGGCAATTTTGACCCCTGTTTTAGTGCTTAACGCGGGCAGTAGCTGAATCTCGTGTCCGGTGCTAGAAAATCTCACGGTAACTGCCAATGCCCCGACCCGGATCTCGGTATTCGGGAGTCGTCTCCGCAGTCGTTCAGCGAAATACTCTTTCACTTGGGCTGGGGAGGCGTTAGTTAACGATGTGTTGTTGATCCTTACTAACATATCGATATCGCTTAGGCCGTTAACATATGTGTGTTTACTGATGGAACCGCCGAAGATCAGATCTACGGCTCCTTCAATATCTTTATCTAGAGCCCTCTTGATAGTATCTAGATGCTGTTGTATCTCCTCTACCTTTCTATCATTATAGTTAGATAGAAGGTCCAGCAAGTATTGGTTAATTTCGACTTCGTATTGCGCCCTCTGTTCATTCGAATGCATTTGATTCAAAAGCTTATCAACATCAGGGGGTTTCCCCCAATTGTACCACCCACCAGAACCACCCATCAGACCACCTCCTGAAATTCAACATTGGCAGACCCGATGAGGGCCTGGATCTGCTTCTGATGATCCAGTTTCAGCTCGAGCACCCCCCAGTCGTGGCTGCGTGCGAAACGTCCCATTAAGGCCTGGGTCCTGGCCAATTGCTGTATGTTCCGAATGGAGGCTGCAGCATGGATAGCAGTGTATCCTTGGGTCCACAGGCCCTCCGTAAGCGCATAACTGTTATAGTAGACAGCCGTGCCTTCATTGTAGGCCAATCGTAGCCAAGACAAGCCATCGAAGATGTCCGCTCCGCAGAGGAAGTATACCAGTACAGACAGCGGATCGAGGCAGCCGAGCACATGGATAGGGATGTCAATACTCTGCTCGTAAAAGGCTTTCCTTATCTTGACTAAGCTGCGGCACCGTTCCAGGAAAGATGATCCAAGTTCCTTTTCAACCACCCCGACGACATCGAACTCTCCTAGTTCCTCGCAGCACTCAACGATGCTCTTGACGTCTATAGAGCCAGAGTCCTCAGTCAATGGCTTAATCAGAAAATCCCTTGCGTAGTCCCTTGGTATTTTGGAAAAGAAGCGTTGCGCCTTGCCGATTTGGTCAGATAATGCAGCACGAGTATCATAGCTGATTATTACGAGAGAAGAAAGTGGCTTGAGAGATAGGATAGTTTCCAGATAGCGATCTTCTGACCATTCCTTAGATTGGTTGGTGACGCCATAGAAATCCGACAGATCCTGGTTGGTTCCCACCTCGAAACCACCGCTATCTACAAACAGGATCTCGGAGCAGTAAATTTTCTCGGCGTCCAAATGACCATAGCGTATATCATAGGCACTGATTAGAGACGTGTCAGGGGTATACTCACTGAGTACCCCGTGGATCTTGCTGATCTCGGGAAATCCGCGACTTGAGAAGCTGGGCACAAGCAGCGGGGTTTTTACTTTAATCGTCTCGATGCGTCTCTCTTTGCACAAATCACTCAGTTTCAAGTAATCTCCCCCGATCATGGCAAGACGGGCACTGACCACAAGGGTGATCGCCGTTGCGTTCACAGCTATAAGTAAGATGAATAGGGACCCCATACTTTTTGCAGTAGTGGAAGATCTCCGGCTTAGTCCACTGCAAGAAAGGGGCTTCAACTGTCACAAGTCCCCCATAATAGCCGTCTAATATTCGTTGCATATCTTGCAAGAACCCAGAGGAACAGTCATAGTACGGAGTCCCAGAATGTATTCCAATTGCGACCCTGTTTGACCCTGGCGCAAGGGAAGAACATGCAGCCAAAACGAGAAGTGCATTCCTGCAAAGGAATTCGTCGCCCCTCATACCCGGAGTAGGCTGAATCCTAGCCATCGTCAGAGGAATGTCATAGTAGGCTGCAACAGCGTACGCGGACGCCATCTCCCGCTCTGCAGTGGGTTGCCCATAATTGACGTGAAATCCCAATACGGCTATACCCTGGCTTAGGTATAGGTGAACAAGAGCAGTCGAATCGATGCCTCCGCTAAGCAAGATATTCACCGAAGCCAACCAAAACCACCTCTAGCCGGACCACGTGTGAATTCCTATCAGTTACTCACGTCCGCATCATTCAGAACCGCCACAAATGGGGAAGGCGAGAGAGTTAGATCCGCTAGATCCAGGCACCACACCGTCCGGCCATCACTGCTGGTTGACCCAGTTGCCCCTTTGAGCTTTTGGCCGGGGATGATGGCAGCATCTGCACCTATCTCATCTGCCGCCGCTGCAGCGACTTGCTCTGCATTGACACATGGCGCCACCTGCACAAAACCAAGCGATGGATAAAGATCAGCAACAACCCCATTCTTGCGGGTCGGAATATACTCCGCCATCAGCCGGTCAAAACCTAATCTACGAGCCTCCATGGCTAAGTAATATACGAAAGTTTGCTCCACGGTGCGGCCCATCACCCGGCAGCTCATTAGCAGACTATCGATCCAAATCATATCACCATTGGCACGCAGGATACCTACGGCAACCAGACCATTTTCCCCAAAACGGTCTTCTAGTTCAAGGCTGTAGACGTGCCACTCACCGCTCGCAATTCGTTCTCGAAGATCCTGTTCTGTATACCGTCGGGTGGTCAAGTTGAATTGGTTGGTCTTTTGGGTGAGTTGTGCGATACGGGGCAGGGTCATGTCATTAGCCTTCGCAATAGTTGCCTTCATCTCAAGCCGGCGATAGAAATCCTCCAATGAGGCGCTTTCACTCTGGAGGACACGTCTTGCCGCCTGCTGACGATATTCCTCTCCCCGCCGCCTGTCGTCCGCTGTTATCGTCAGCGTGTCGAATACGGGGAGCGACTGCAGAAAAGCCACGAAGTTCTCCGGCTGCGCTGGCATCTGATATGCGAGGACCTCTGGAAGAGCATCTCTAACTCGTGCAACCTCCACCGGATTATCATCAAGGAAGACGACACTGTCCATCCCGATGTTAAGTTCCTGGACGATCTCCTGGATGTTGGTTGCCTTGTCGCGCCAATTGATGCGCATGCTGGCAAAGTGTTCGCGTCGCAATACCATATCAGGATGGCTATCGAGAACCTCCAAAGCTATATCAGGCTCATTCTTGCTGCAGATCCCCAGAATGATACCACGCCTGTATAGGTTAAGAACCGCATGCTGAAAATCCACATATGCAGAACCCGGATATGTATTTCCAAGTTTAATGCCGCCTATGCCATCCTCGCCAATAATGCCGCCCCACAGAGTGCCATCCATATCTAGAATCAAGCACTTGCGGGTCAATCCCGTAAGATGAATCAAATACCGGAGATATTCATCCGCAAGGTGAGAGAGTTGGTGAGGATTGACCGGGATTCGAGCCATATGCCACATTCGTGAATCAATCCAGTTAAGTTTCCCGTATCGACTACTTAATTCATCATAGCCAAACACATACACACCTGGGAAAGAGCGGCATATTTCACGTAGGGAATCGTTTAAATCGCGAATCGCCCGGATCTGCCCACCGGTATCCTGATAATCAAAGATCCCGTAAGAAGGGATTGCTGGCGTTTCAAAGTTATGCACCAAAATCGTTGCGTTAAGCCTCTTACGCAGCTGACTCAACAGCATTTGAAACGTCGAAAGAACCTGCGTATTGAGGTTCGCAATCTGCTGAGAAGACAGCGCCGTGTAGTCATAAAATAGAGCGGGAGCCACGTCTACCAAACGTACTGCTAGAATGACCACGTCGGGCAGGAAATGATATAACTGACTGTTTGGATCAAGGATCTCCTGCTGATACTGACCATAGGGACCCATGCCTATCTCGGCGTTTATGCCCGCCAGCAGACACTTGACCCGGAGGATCGGAATAAGCTGCTCTATAGTGGCAGAACGCAGGAAATAGATGCGTATTGGTTTGAGCGGAAGCCCAGATAAATCAGCGTGGTCCAGAAGATTGTCAGCCGCCAGGTAATCACTGATATTGCCATCATGCATTAGAGACCACTCCAGTTCCCGCAGAAGCGAGAGTGGCTTTGAGGTTCGGCCTAATTCACAGATAAGATCCTTGAATCCCTCCATGTTCATCCCCTCACCAGTAATTCCTTCGGACTAGCCTCTGGGTCGGCCTCTACCAACTCGACCAAAGAACGGTCACGTAGATACATAAACATAACGGAATGCCCGGCGAACGCAGCCGCCGGCGCTGGCCCAAATACGGGTATCGCGCCGCCCGTTCGCCATATCTTCCTGACCTTCTCAATATCTTGCGTTACATAGCAGACGTGGTGGAGTCCACCTCCATATCGTTCCAGAAAGTTTGCTACTGGCGCGCTATCGCTGTATGGAGCAACTAACTCCACTAACACTCGATTTCCCGGCAATTCCATGAAACAAATCTGAGCCTGCTGGATTGTATCATCTACGACTGGCCCAACCTTGCTTGCTCTGAATAATGTTTCATATGTCCGTAACCCCTGAGAAAGGTCCTTTACTACCACGCCAACATGGTGCATCGGCAACATGTCCTTCACCCCGCGACCCCCTTACTCACAAGGATCTTGCGGGCAGCTCTAAAACCTCCATCACCGATTTCCCCAATTTCTTCTGGACTAAAAGAAACCCCGAAGCGTTCCTCAATGCTGACAATTAAATTTAGGTGCTGCATAGAGTCCCAATTGGGAACATTGCTGGGGGTGAGATTGTCGTAGACTTCTTCGGGTTTCAAATTGAATACATCGCAGAATACCTGTCTTAGCTTTTCCTCGAGACTTTCTACCTGGGCCATTCCATTTATCACTCCTGAAGAACATGAACTACTCGAGAGACTGTCACCGGACCAATTGTGAGGGCAGCTCCCGCCCAAGCGTAGCCGACACCGAAACCGAGAAGTAGTACTTTTTGGGGGGCAGATGAAATGCTATCGCCTATATCGTCGGCCAAAAGGAGGGGAATACTAACTCCCGAGGTATTTCCGTAGCGCTGGATGTTGATCGGGGCTTTCTGCGGTTGAACTCCGATTTTGCGAGCCAGGTGCTGAACTATCATTTTGTTAGCTTGATGAAAAAGAACCCAATCAAGTTCATCTTTTGTCCACCCATGCTGGGCCAAAGTAGTCTGCACCAATCCCGGGACCTCACGGATGGTAAAGTTGAAGACTTCCCAACCATCCATATAGAATTCGCGTGGAGACCGTGCATTCCCCTCGGGATCCGTTACCCTGGTATACGACTCGGGTCCACCGCCCCGATCACGGAACCCCCCCGCCGGTATGATCAGGCTCTGAACACCTCGCCCATCACTACCGAGGACAAAGGATGATGGTTCAGCCGCAGGATCCCATTCCAGGGCAGCCGCAGCACCAGCATCCCCAAACAAAAGGCTCGATCTGTCCTGAGGCGATGCCACCTGGCTAAGGGTATCCCCGACTAGTAAAAGGACACGTTTGGCTGACCCACCACTGACAAACTGACTTGCAATCCAGTATCCATAGACAAATCCGCTACAGCCCATAGCAACATCGAAGGCAAAACAAGATTTGCTTAGGCCTAATACCGCATGAACAACACTAGCATCATTAGGTAAGATATAGTCAGGAGTTTGTGTGACAACGATAACTCCCTCGATGGACTCGGGGGGCCAGTTAAGCCCCTCCAGAAGATGCTTCGCTGCAGCGACACAGAGATCGGACGTTGTCTGGCCAGGCTTTGCACGGTAAAGAGTTTCTATCCCGGATAACTTCGCTACCTTCTCGGCTTCCTCCAGTGGAAATGCACTGCCAATGTCTGCGACGGATAGCGCTTTTCCCGGCACCGAACATACGATCCCTCGAAGCGCTACATTCTTCAATGTCACGCTTGGCATTTGCTCATGACCCCTTTTTCGTCAGCACCAGGTCAACAAGGTCTTTAACCTTCTTGATGGTACGTATCTCTTGTGAGCTAATCTGTATACCATACCGTTCGTCTAGCATTGATATAATCGTCAGCCAGCCAATGGAGTCCCACTCTGCTACCTCGCCGACATTAGTTTCTAGAGAAATGGAACCATTAGTAATCTCCAGGGCCTCTGAAATTAAATTGAGCACATCTTCAGTTACCACAAGTTATCACCTCATTTTGAGATTACCTTGGCAAGTCTAACACCTTCGCAGGAACCCCAAGGACCGTCTTTCCTGCACCTACACGCCTGACAACCACACTCCCCGCTCCAACAGTAGAGAAGTCTTCGACCACAGCGCTGGGCAAGATAGACGCATGGCTTCCCATGAACACTCCCCGGCCAAGGCGGGCATGGCCCGTCACATCGCAATATGAGCTTAAAGTGCATCCATCGCCTACAATAGCATCATGCCCTATAGAAACGAACCGGTTAAGAGAAACAAAGTTGCCCAGTATTGAATCAGCAGTAAGTCCAGCCTGGTACATCAAAATGTTCCCAATACCTATTTTGCATCTTGGGCCTATCTGTGCTGTGGGGTGAATTAGATTGATGAACCTTGCTCCCTTGGCCAGCAGATGTTCGCAAATCTCCAGTTTACGGCGAGGTGACCCAATGGCACAAATGTAAACGTATTGGTCGCTAGGTTGATGCCCCATAACCGGACCCACGACAGGGATGTCTATACCTTTCTCTCGGAGGTGCGTTTCAGCATCCTGTGCGTCATCCAAAAATCCACCGATGGTCCACTCCACTCCGTAGGCCGGGTTCTCCAAGGCCGCAGCAAGCACCTCACGGCCAAATCCACCAGCACCGATAATGATCAACTTATGTACATGGCTCAGCTGAGGTACCCCCCATCAATTACAAGGGTGATTCCAGTCACCCAGCGGGCAGCAGGCGAAAGAAGATAAGCGATCCCATACGCGATATCTTCCGGCTTCCCTAGCCCAAGTGGGTGCCGTGCGATACTGCTCTCAAAGTTACTCGCACCGATCTGCGCATGTTGTTCGTGCATTGGAGTTTCTACCATGCCCGGTGCGATGGCATTCACGCGGATAGACCTGGCTGCTAATTCACGCGCCGCTGCACGGACCATAGCCACCAGACCTCCCTTGCTGGCCGAGTAAGCAACTAGACCTGGCGAACCGGATAGACCCGCAACAGAGGAAACAAAAACAAAAGATGCCCCGTCAGCTGCTACGCCTTTGGCAGCTCCGCCTTTAAGCAAGAGCATGGCTGCATCCAAATTTGGAATCATCATACTATCGACATTTTTTGAGCTCATCGCTCTGATTGGAAGAATCCGCGAAATTCCAGCGCAATGGACTAACCCATCTAGTGGACGCCCGACTTTTTCGCTCACGCCTTTGATCCAGCTAGGAATTCCATCAACCTCGCTAAGATCATATGGCTCTATGAAATGCAACTCACGGTTTTCCATCATCGAGCGCGTTTCCTCAAGCGCAGGATTCCTCCGTCCGCTAAGAATAACACGTGCACCAAGCTTACTGAGAACTATTGATGTTGCCCGCCCGATGCCTGAAGAGGCACCTGTCACCAGGACGATCTTCCCTGATAGGCTGAACGGGTTATCCACTTCCAGCCCCCCTTTCATGGTACTTTATTTAGTAGTGAGATCCCGAACCTCCTTATACTAGTACCACAACGGCCACCGCCTTGTCGCAATCATGCGAAATTGATGTCAGGCCCTCACGAACTCCCAATGCCGACATTATTTCGCGAGCTTTACCATAGAAAACAAGTTTGGGCGCTCCATCTGTGCCGCGTAATATCTCTACATCGGTCATATTGGCCACGGATAATGCCCCTGTTCCAAGCGCCTTAAGTGCTGCCTCTTTAGCCGCAAAACGGCCGGCGAGAAACTCTATTCGCCGACCCGGCGACAGAGATTCACCAATAGCAACCTCACTTGGGGTGAAGACCTTCCTTGCAAATGAAGGTGAACGACTGAGCACGCGACTCAAACGCGCGATGTCCACCAAATCAACCCCAACCCTCATCTCCTGTTCCCATCCCGGCAATGCACTTATCCAATCACCACTTTCGACCGCCACCTATGGTATTAACCTTGCGATCTCAATACTGTGCTCAGCCGCTACCGGAGCTATTTTCCTTAACATGGCCTCAGAGTGCCTCCAGGAGGTAATGAGTATTTTGTCGGGGTGTAAATCTGTGATCACCTGAGGGCCTTCAACATGATGCGTAAAGAACGACATTCCTAGCTTTGCCGGGTCATCATCCATGACTCCCACTACCGTAATATGCGGAAGGCCCTGAATAGCAAGATATGTCATGCGTCCTGTCTCACCGGCGCCATAAATGATAAGTCTGGTCGGTTCTTCTCCACAGGCATGAATAACCCGTTCCCTCAGATCATCAAGCACCTGGTCAAATAGGGCATATAATTGCGCCAGAAAAGTTATAACATGATAGGACCGCCTGCGGTCTCCGGCTGGGGTCAGTCTGTAATCAACTCCGCGCCCCTCATGAGGAAGACGATCGATGAGGCCGGCCTCTGCGAAACGGCGAAGGTATGTATTAACCATCGCTGGAGCCAGCCCAATGATGCGACCAAGTTCAGCCTGAGAGCTGCCGGGATGCTCGCTCAGACGAGCAAGGAGCCTAAGCTCATTTAAAAGCGGAGTCGGCTGTAGATAGTCTCCTAAATCAAACCACATGCGATCCGTCCGTTCATTCAGTGAGTGTACGTAAATCATATCCTACATCCACGATAATTGTCAATTATCGACTGTCCCGATGTCGTAAAAAAACCAGGAACACGGAACTGATGATTATATGGTCTCAGAACCCCACGCCCTTACGCCCTTTGAATTCCGGCATCGTCGCGCACCCCTCCGCGCT from Bacillota bacterium encodes the following:
- a CDS encoding ketoacyl-ACP synthase III; its protein translation is MPSVTLKNVALRGIVCSVPGKALSVADIGSAFPLEEAEKVAKLSGIETLYRAKPGQTTSDLCVAAAKHLLEGLNWPPESIEGVIVVTQTPDYILPNDASVVHAVLGLSKSCFAFDVAMGCSGFVYGYWIASQFVSGGSAKRVLLLVGDTLSQVASPQDRSSLLFGDAGAAAALEWDPAAEPSSFVLGSDGRGVQSLIIPAGGFRDRGGGPESYTRVTDPEGNARSPREFYMDGWEVFNFTIREVPGLVQTTLAQHGWTKDELDWVLFHQANKMIVQHLARKIGVQPQKAPINIQRYGNTSGVSIPLLLADDIGDSISSAPQKVLLLGFGVGYAWAGAALTIGPVTVSRVVHVLQE
- a CDS encoding nucleotidyltransferase — encoded protein: MGGSGGWYNWGKPPDVDKLLNQMHSNEQRAQYEVEINQYLLDLLSNYNDRKVEEIQQHLDTIKRALDKDIEGAVDLIFGGSISKHTYVNGLSDIDMLVRINNTSLTNASPAQVKEYFAERLRRRLPNTEIRVGALAVTVRFSSTGHEIQLLPALSTKTGVKIARADGNGWSNVVKPARFAEKLTEANRLCNQKLVPVIKLFKGLNESLSEKVRLSGYHIEALAIKAFDTYSGRMTYKDMLLHLCRQAPKLVLSPMSDSTGQSVHVDEYLGGANNLLRQQCSAALERLANRLSNADRLMNIDQWKGIFT
- the acpS gene encoding holo-ACP synthase, with amino-acid sequence MAVESGDWISALPGWEQEMRVGVDLVDIARLSRVLSRSPSFARKVFTPSEVAIGESLSPGRRIEFLAGRFAAKEAALKALGTGALSVANMTDVEILRGTDGAPKLVFYGKAREIMSALGVREGLTSISHDCDKAVAVVVLV
- a CDS encoding winged helix-turn-helix transcriptional regulator, producing MIYVHSLNERTDRMWFDLGDYLQPTPLLNELRLLARLSEHPGSSQAELGRIIGLAPAMVNTYLRRFAEAGLIDRLPHEGRGVDYRLTPAGDRRRSYHVITFLAQLYALFDQVLDDLRERVIHACGEEPTRLIIYGAGETGRMTYLAIQGLPHITVVGVMDDDPAKLGMSFFTHHVEGPQVITDLHPDKILITSWRHSEAMLRKIAPVAAEHSIEIARLIP
- a CDS encoding acyl carrier protein yields the protein MLNLISEALEITNGSISLETNVGEVAEWDSIGWLTIISMLDERYGIQISSQEIRTIKKVKDLVDLVLTKKGS
- a CDS encoding KTSC domain-containing protein produces the protein MYQYFDVRKEQYLGLPNASYNGTYFNCSIRNAYTYIRIK
- a CDS encoding ATPase, with product MASVNILLSGGIDSTALVHLYLSQGIAVLGFHVNYGQPTAEREMASAYAVAAYYDIPLTMARIQPTPGMRGDEFLCRNALLVLAACSSLAPGSNRVAIGIHSGTPYYDCSSGFLQDMQRILDGYYGGLVTVEAPFLQWTKPEIFHYCKKYGVPIHLTYSCERNGDHPCGQCPSCHDRGRLLETE
- a CDS encoding SDR family oxidoreductase — protein: MKGGLEVDNPFSLSGKIVLVTGASSGIGRATSIVLSKLGARVILSGRRNPALEETRSMMENRELHFIEPYDLSEVDGIPSWIKGVSEKVGRPLDGLVHCAGISRILPIRAMSSKNVDSMMIPNLDAAMLLLKGGAAKGVAADGASFVFVSSVAGLSGSPGLVAYSASKGGLVAMVRAAARELAARSIRVNAIAPGMVETPMHEQHAQIGASNFESSIARHPLGLGKPEDIAYGIAYLLSPAARWVTGITLVIDGGYLS
- a CDS encoding NeuD/PglB/VioB family sugar acetyltransferase, translated to MIIIGAGGFGREVLAAALENPAYGVEWTIGGFLDDAQDAETHLREKGIDIPVVGPVMGHQPSDQYVYICAIGSPRRKLEICEHLLAKGARFINLIHPTAQIGPRCKIGIGNILMYQAGLTADSILGNFVSLNRFVSIGHDAIVGDGCTLSSYCDVTGHARLGRGVFMGSHASILPSAVVEDFSTVGAGSVVVRRVGAGKTVLGVPAKVLDLPR
- a CDS encoding DegT/DnrJ/EryC1/StrS family aminotransferase, which encodes MQVHLSRPDITEKEITAINEVIRSPILALGPKMIEFERAVAEYVGRKHAIAVNSGTSGLHLLVRAFGIGESDEVITTPFSFIASSNCILYERAESVFVDVEADTGNIDPELIEAAITPRTRAILPVDAFGQPARLDRIREIARRHRLVVIEDACEAIGSEYKGKKAGSGEFSDAAVFAFYPNKQITTGEGGMIVTDDDDVARLCRSLRNQGRGESGLWLSHEELGYNYRMDELSAALGLAQMGRIEEIIAKRERVAAMYKERLSRIPNSLGLRLPFVAPEVTRMSWFVYVIRVAINEPSPKRQAEVREHVMSRLQEAGIGCRPYFTPIHLQPFYRKRFGFKEGDFPVTELLGRTSIAIPFHNHLTEEEIDYVATVLEKALEVAS
- a CDS encoding HAD-IIIC family phosphatase; this translates as MEGFKDLICELGRTSKPLSLLRELEWSLMHDGNISDYLAADNLLDHADLSGLPLKPIRIYFLRSATIEQLIPILRVKCLLAGINAEIGMGPYGQYQQEILDPNSQLYHFLPDVVILAVRLVDVAPALFYDYTALSSQQIANLNTQVLSTFQMLLSQLRKRLNATILVHNFETPAIPSYGIFDYQDTGGQIRAIRDLNDSLREICRSFPGVYVFGYDELSSRYGKLNWIDSRMWHMARIPVNPHQLSHLADEYLRYLIHLTGLTRKCLILDMDGTLWGGIIGEDGIGGIKLGNTYPGSAYVDFQHAVLNLYRRGIILGICSKNEPDIALEVLDSHPDMVLRREHFASMRINWRDKATNIQEIVQELNIGMDSVVFLDDNPVEVARVRDALPEVLAYQMPAQPENFVAFLQSLPVFDTLTITADDRRRGEEYRQQAARRVLQSESASLEDFYRRLEMKATIAKANDMTLPRIAQLTQKTNQFNLTTRRYTEQDLRERIASGEWHVYSLELEDRFGENGLVAVGILRANGDMIWIDSLLMSCRVMGRTVEQTFVYYLAMEARRLGFDRLMAEYIPTRKNGVVADLYPSLGFVQVAPCVNAEQVAAAAADEIGADAAIIPGQKLKGATGSTSSDGRTVWCLDLADLTLSPSPFVAVLNDADVSN